TATGGCGTGCGTGTTCTGTGCTATCATAGAACGGCAGGCGCCGGCGAGGATCGAATACGAGGACGACCAGGTCGTCGCCTTTCAAGATGTCCATCCGGTGGCCCCGGTCCACATCTTGGTCGTCCCTCGGCGGCATATCGAGACGCTCAACGACGTGACGCCGGAAGACGTGCCTGCGCTGGGACGGTGTCTGTACGTGGCCCGTCAGTTGGCCCGGACGAAGGGGATCGACGAGCGGGGTTACCGGGTCGTCCTGAACGTTCGGGCCCTGGCGGGTCAGTCGGTCTACCACGTGCATTTTCATCTCCTGGGAGGTCGGCCCTTCCGATGGCCCCCGGGGTGAGGCGGGCCCTCGGGTCCGGGTGGGGTCCAGTCGCCAGGTAAGCGTATGGCCGGTTGGCCCGGAGGGTCTATCTCCGCCGGAGGACAGGTATGAAGCTGGACTTTCCCTATTTTCACTCCATCCGGCTCCGTTTCCTGCTGGCCGGGGTCGCCCCGATGCTGTGGT
This region of bacterium HR11 genomic DNA includes:
- a CDS encoding Purine nucleoside phosphoramidase, which gives rise to MACVFCAIIERQAPARIEYEDDQVVAFQDVHPVAPVHILVVPRRHIETLNDVTPEDVPALGRCLYVARQLARTKGIDERGYRVVLNVRALAGQSVYHVHFHLLGGRPFRWPPG